Proteins encoded within one genomic window of Macrobrachium nipponense isolate FS-2020 chromosome 9, ASM1510439v2, whole genome shotgun sequence:
- the LOC135218143 gene encoding uncharacterized protein LOC135218143: MKVRPPAKSRPSTHQKSFPDPPKVVLRPTKSRHSTHQKSSSDPSKVVLRPTKSRPPRPTKSRPQPIVVLRPTKVRPPSLPKSRPKNTVVPFQNKTHPKVAPRPTKSPLRPPKVRLFDPPKSSSTPQSRLRPTKSRPQSHQKSSPRTHQSTLSTKSSSRPPKTSSSYPHKRPSSSTKKSSSVRPTQIRPHTHQKVVLRLHQKSSLQTHQNSPRPTKTHHQKSFFDPPKVVLRPTKSRPQSHQKSSSVPPKVGPSTHQTKVTLKTTKSRLRPPNRRPHHPPNVVPSDPTTPKSLKFPTSPKSPVAP, from the exons ATGAAGGTCCGCCCTCCCGCCAAAAGTCGTCCTTCGACCCACCAAAAGTCGTTCCCAGACCCACCAAAAGTCGTCCTCAGACCCACCAAAAGTCGTCATTCGACCCATCAAAAGTCGTCCTCAGACCCATCAAAAGTCGTCCTCAGACCCACCAAAAGTCGTCCTCCTCGACCCACCAAAAGTCGTCCTCA ACCAATAGTCGTCCTCCGACCCACCAAAGTCCGTCCTCCCAGTCTACCCAAAAGTCGTCCTAAGAACACAGTCGTTCCTTTCCAAAATAAAACCCACCCAAAAGTCGCCCCTAGACCCACCAAAAGTCCCTTAAGACCACCAAAAGTTCGCCTCTTCGACCCCCCAAAATCGTCTTCGACCCCCCAAAGTCGTCTCCGACCCACCAAAAGTCGTCCTCAGTCCCACCAAAAGTCGTCCCCTAGAACCCACCAGTCCACCCTCAGCACCAAGTCGTCCTCAAGACCACCAAAAACGTCGTCCTCATACCCCCACAAACGTCCGTCCTCATCCACCAAAAAGTCGTCCTCAGTCCGCCCCACCCAAATCCGTCCTCATACCCACCAAAAAGTCGTCCTCAGACTCCACCAAAAGTCGTCCCTCCAGACCCACCAAAATTCCCCCAGACCCACCAAAACCCACCACCAAAAGTCGTTCTTCGACCCACCAAAAGTCGTCCTCCGACCCACCAAAAGTCGTCCTCAGTCCCACCAAAAGTCGTCCTCAGTCCCACCAAAAGTCGGCCCCTCTACCCACCAAACCAAAGTCACCCTCAAGACCACCAAAAGTCGTCTCAGACCACCAAACCGTCGTCCTCACCACCCACCAAACGTCGTCCCCTCAGACCCTACCACCCCCAAAAGTCTTAAGTTCCCCACCAGTCCAAAGTCACCGGTCGCCCCTTAG